In a single window of the Euleptes europaea isolate rEulEur1 chromosome 4, rEulEur1.hap1, whole genome shotgun sequence genome:
- the MRPL17 gene encoding 39S ribosomal protein L17, mitochondrial has translation MRLSVAAWISHGRVQRRMGYGPRSRLDLLRNLVTGLVRHERIEAPYARVDEMRFYAERLIDYAKCGDNDPKAMRMANFWLTEKDLIHKLFKVLAPRFQPYSRNYTRMLQIPNRDHIDRAKMAVIEYKGNPFPPLPIPHRDSEKTLVNQLLKGYKDDVLQTKGAHLLEGQAGTAV, from the exons atgcgGCTCTCCGTGGCGGCCTGGATCTCGCACGGGCGGGTGCAGCGGCGGATGGGCTACGGGCCCCGCTCGCGCCTCGACCTGCTGCGCAACCTGGTCACGGGCCTAGTGCGGCACGAGCGGATCGAGGCCCCCTACGCGCGTGTCGACGAGATGCGCTTCTACGCCGAgcgg CTAATTGACTATGCCAAATGTGGGGACAACGATCCCAAAGCCATGCGCATGGCCAACTTCTGGCTGACG GAGAAAGATCTCATCCACAAACTTTTCAAAGTGCTGGCTCCACGCTTCCAGCCTTATTCAAGGAACTACACTAGAATGCTGCAAATTCCTAATCGTGACCACATAGATCGAGCCAAAATGGCAGTCATTGAATACAAGGGGAACCCTTTCCCACCGCTCCCCATTCCACATAGAGACAGTGAAAAGACCCTGGTGAACCAGCTCCTGAAAGGTTATAAGGACGATGTGCTCCAGACCAAAGGAGCCCACCTCCTAGAAGGACAAGCAGGCACAGCGGTGTAG